The following nucleotide sequence is from Populus trichocarpa isolate Nisqually-1 chromosome 11, P.trichocarpa_v4.1, whole genome shotgun sequence.
CAATCTTGGCAGCACATGAAGAACAAGCCCCAGCCCTGCATGAGCATGGAAGGTCAACGCCTTCCTCTTCAGCCTGGTCAAGGATGAAGACATCATCGGGGCATTTGAACTCCTTTTCACCTTCAGGAGTGATAAGCTTCCCTGTATGTGTTGCGCCATTGCCTCCACACGTCCTCCCCGGCCTGCTTTTAAGCCAAAAAGAGCCTTGATTATAGTACTTTAAATCTAAGATTTCCTGTAACTTGGACGtttattatagtattttttctCGTAAATAATCagttgttaataaataaaattatattaaataaaaagtgggAAAAGATAACTTACAAGTAAGATCCTCAGGACAGTTATTGGAGCCCTAATTAATTAGCAGGCCCATTATTAGCTTCTAAAATATAGCTGTTGATAAGAAATCTGACCGTTGGAGCATTAAGAGTAACTCATGAGATTCCAGGAGTGTCTCAACTATTTAAATATCTGAAAGTTTTAACCCGTTCCCTCTCACAACAATCAAGCAATCTAATCTCCCCCTGCTTTCTATAATCTAATCTCTCTTCAGCTCTTCCATCTCTCTCATTTCCTTGTTTGACAGCGGTTTCCCATAAATTctggttaattttctttcttttttctttttttcaaaatcttctgGTTCgttattttgtttcctttcttgTGTTATTGGCCTTTtctataattcaattttatctcatttGTGTTCAACAATGGCTGAAATGAAAGACGCCCATATCGTAGAAATCCCAGTAGATGAAGAGCACCAGCAGAAACTGATATGTGCCATGAACACAATAACAGCAATTCAAAACCACCCGTTAGCAGAAATCTCTAATTGTCCAGGTCATCTTTTGCTTCTCAAGCTATGGCAAAGAGAAGAGAATCTTTTCGGCCGTAGAATTGCTTTGAAAGAGTCGAGAATGGTCTCTATCAAGCGCGAAATCTTTCACCTTTGTTGCTTCTTTTTAGTCTTTCATGGGATATTCTTAACCATTTTGTTTACCTCTTCTGTTGATAGTAAAGAGCATACTTGCAAGAATTGGTGGATACCTTCTCTTGTGTCTGTCTGCACTTCGCTTGTGTTTGTGTCTTTGGTTCAGGTTAAGATTTGCAGTTACTGGAAGGTGTCCAGGCAGTTGCAAAGAGAGAAGAATAATGATAGAGCTCTTACTAAGTGTATTCAAGAGTTGAGAATGAAAGGGGCTAGTTTTGATTTGTCTAAGGAACCAGTGAGTGGAAAGAGAATGAAGAGCTCAAGCGTTGAGATCAAATGGAAGCCATTTACTTGGTGTTCGCAGTATTTGATTACAATTTGTCTTGTTTCTTTCTCATGTTTGGTGTTTCCTGCTTCCAAATTCATCCTTTGCGGATTCTGATCAGGGAAGCCTGCTAGCTAGCTTGTGGATTTCTCCAAGTCAGCGTCTAAGCATGAAGGTACTCAATTCATCAGATAATTTGCCCCCTGGTGCTCTTATAAGCTGTTGAGGTTTGACAGAAAGCTTTGTTCCTGCAGTTTGTACGTAATGATCTTGTTTAATCTACAACAACAAAGAATGTGCTGGCTCAGTTCTCTGATCAATTACTTGAAGGTAACAGCAAAATCATGCAAAAACTTGGTAATTGAATGAAAGTTCTTGTTGCTAAACATGTCTTTCTGTTGTATCTTGTCAGTTCTCTTGTGCACCATTCATACAAGTACTTGCAGTGCTGGAATTTGAGAGGCTTGATAATGGCATTGCCTAATCTCATCAAGGGGATGAAGCATTTCGGTCCGATCATCTGTTAGTTGGATTCATAATTTTACGGGCTAAAAAGGAAATCGGTCATATCGTTCCTCCCTGAATTCCAGTGCGGATGATGAGAAGGATACCAGATCAACAATGATGCCAACGCCGCTTCCCTTCTATGCCAAGTGCAACATCAATCATCTTGGTTCCGGCGTTCAAAGAACTTCAATCATGTGGCAGCATCAATTTTCTGCAATGTTAACTTTGAGCAAACACTAAAGATGCCATTAGCTCACATCGGCTGAATCAAGAATCTTATTGGACACAAGTCATCTCTTTCTCAAGAGGATCCTTTACAAGGACAAAGTTCAGTATATGGCTTTGGCTATTAGCTAAGACAATATCTCTTGAAAAGCCTACAATATATAGGTATAACCTATAGATGTGGGcatacattattattaatatcgtATGTAGAGACACCAGGCATATTGGGTTATTCAAACTTCTCATCTAGGAGATTATGATAATGTCACCATCTCACTTCAATTAGGAGAGAAGAGTCAGTTGCTTATACAGTAGATTACTTTCTCTCCTCGAGATATGCCttctcaataataaaattaaatatgtggACCTGACCCATCAGCTAAGACAATATTTCTCGGGAGCCTACCTTGTACAGGTGTGGGCATACATTATTAGAGATTAATCGGGGCATCCTTGTTTAGCTAGAAGATAAAGGATCTGTTAATTTGATGATATGATAGTGTGATGAACAGTGGAGTTAATTATGATTGAAACTGATAATTTTCTCTTCggctataattttaaaaatatttggtttaaattgcaattaatgtttttgggctttttcactttttatttagGTAAATTACACTAAAGTGTCtaagttcaaatattttttgatcaaatccttttcttttatttcttaaaattgaaAGGGTCATTTGTTTTGTAAACAAATTAGAATAACTAACATTAACATTTATCTAACTCTTAAGCAATTTATGCCAATTCAAAATTGTCATGGTGTATCTATGacgatttaaaataaaatattttgagataaaattttgaattaattgctTACATGggatgttattttttagagagattTTAGAGAGATTAACATATGAGGTTTAAATCTCATGCTCACACTTTTCATATTTGTTAAcatgaagctttttttttttattttggataaattACTTTGAGCATCTTATGGTTTAGTCATTTTCTCAATTTGCAAccgaattttttaatattactccTTGCAACTTTGGTCAAAGCGGATtttgaaaatcaacaaaaaaaaattaatgtcccCATATATATTAAAGCGTGGAAAATAGTCATACTTAAACACTATTGATGTCTACCACAAGATCAGTGTGGATGTCAACCTCTCCGACAAATCTTcctatacaaaacaaaaacaaatctctctctctccccttcccctccctctccctctccctctcatgATATAAGAAATCAACAAGTAAGGTATTGTTTGGAAACGTGGTGCAAATCGCAttacatgaaattttaaattttgtttttcgcttaaatttttttatcattttaaattagtttgatgtgctaatatcaaaaataatttttttaaaataaaaaaaaaattattttaatacatttctagacgaaaaacactttgaaaaacaactgttacCATACTTCCAAACACCATTTAAACCAAGAAAGTGTTCGGCTAGAATATGTATAGTGTGATTTTCTCTACTAACATTTTGAGCATGATTGGAATTTCTAGGGCTGAAGAAAGTGCTTGGTTGTTGCAAATATTGTTGGCATACATATAAATGGTGgaataaatcaaatattcataatttttcCCATAAAGGTATTAATGGTTTgcatttataaaatatcttctCCTATGAAGGATgcaaatggttttaattttacaaGCTAACCTTTCATAACTAATACAGGAAATTATCTTGCAATGCGGATTGAGGATTTCTTATCTATTTACTTGTTAGATTATTACGTGGGCGAGTTATGGAAGTGCATATTAAAGTTAACTTAGTgatagttttgttatttttaggtttagggcgttttaattattattttaatatatttttaatgattatctaaaaaataaagtaaaaaaaatgactaaactATAAAAATGCTCAAAGTAatctatccttatttttttttttcaattttattctataataatttattaattttgaattgatcttcataatttattatagtttgttttctataaaatcattatagtctcaaacaaacattttaGTATTTGGTTGACGATCAATTTTCTTGCAGACGtctattttattatcatatgattaagtaaaaatagtttaaaaaaatatatttattaaactcagtGAAGTCTATAACCTGAATtgcgagtttgacaggttaaaccGCGGAACTCTGTCTTTGcctcaatatgtttttttaaaaagaagaaatcatcttaaaaaaaatttaaagccaAATCACGTACCAGTCATCCAAGTAGTCTTTGGACTTATTAGGTTGACAGGATCATGTCGGggcaaaaaaatagttttaaacaaAGAGTTATTAAACCTATAAAAGTTCATGATTCAGGTCATGGGTTTGACAAATTAAGATATGAAGCTTAAATCGATccaatatatatcatattgtttcaatattaaaaaatatatatcatcttgaatatttttaaaagacaaaacacttttttattagtaatttgGGTTGTATTTGAATTTGCTAAGTCGATTATGTTATGTTAAGGTAACTTTcaagtaatttaattaaaaactcgaATTAGATAAGAAATCGATttagaagattttaaaattatcttgaaaggctagatttaataacaatattaaatagttgttcataaaaaaaaaaatttaataacttagcgtgaaaaaataaactaatataataatatatatgaaattcactacacttgttttatttttattgaattttattgattatgtTGGAAGCCACATCCTCCAAAGTTTATTTTAGCCCTTGTAGTTGTATAGATGATTCAGTTATTTCTTTGAAAGAGTTAATTTTTGCGAagcaaaagtttttaaaagtgCTAAATGGTTCCCTATGAATTTACCTATTTCCTCGGTTAATGTTAAAGTCATttataaattggaaaaaatataataaaaccattcaactttgtttttttttttttatttagacgatttataattgaaaaatgtgAGCTAGTAATATATGTTATGCTGAAAACATTTTATACACAGTAAACTTACACCTCgaaatcaaaacttttattaattactaaaaTAGATATTAATATGACAGTCATATGAACATGATTTTAGTAATAAATATAaggatttatatattttttaaatatatatatatatatatatatatatataattaaatagctGAAATATTgctttaaaacatatattttttatatttatatgatagcaagaagcaaatgaaaaatatagtgcttgtataaagttttttttttttttaatgtaggtgttcggattagcttgcgtgtacctcgactaatcccacgggccttgaagttaacgaccatgtaagcctctagtgatcCTGAAGGTTTGTGGGACTTGAATTGGTGATCTCTAGAGAGCAAACTTAGGACATGACCaattgagctacacccctcaggatttcttatataaaatttttattttttgtaaattagtAGCATTTTTAGGTGTATTTATAAGTTTAGTAGGAAGTTGTAATGACAATACTTTATTAGGTTTTCTTTGACAATGATCTTTTATGATATCAACATCcaacttaataaaattaactcataaaaataatttataaaataaatcagaaaTGAGATGAGAATGcaaaattaattagtattttggAATTGGTTTGAATTACACGTCATCATcaatacaaatatttatagGCATACCATACATTAATCCCAAATCACATAAAGATATCAAAGTAAATTACATTTTTTcccacccaaaataaaaactttcaccgtgaacaaaagaagaagaagaagctgaagggtgttatcatatagttgtcaaaagaaaaacaactaatatTGAACAGCACAAAAAATTCAAGGACTTATATAGATAAAGAGTCCTCCTTCAATTCTTCTCCTGCGCCACGTGTCCATACACTATGATTGTTCTCGTTTCTTTAAGGGGCAGTAAAcagtaaaaggtaaaaaaataaataaaacggtagctcttttttttaatctcacacgcatatataaatacattttcCACCGACGCAACTgagaagaaacagagagaaaggGAGCCTGGTAGCGGCtgtaaccacaaccacaaaaaaaaaaaaaaaaaaaaaaaaacattattgaaaaaaattattttcttctatcTGGTTGCCGCCGCTGCCGTGGCCGCTGCTCTCTCTctatcaataattttaactgatttaaaaaaatctaacaaaacGGATATCTATAAGGATATTGATTGGAGTACTGATAAAATGACCACCACTGGCGGCGGTGTTGGTGTTGGTGCTA
It contains:
- the LOC18103561 gene encoding uncharacterized protein LOC18103561 codes for the protein MAEMKDAHIVEIPVDEEHQQKLICAMNTITAIQNHPLAEISNCPGHLLLLKLWQREENLFGRRIALKESRMVSIKREIFHLCCFFLVFHGIFLTILFTSSVDSKEHTCKNWWIPSLVSVCTSLVFVSLVQVKICSYWKVSRQLQREKNNDRALTKCIQELRMKGASFDLSKEPVSGKRMKSSSVEIKWKPFTWCSQYLITICLVSFSCLVFPASKFILCGF